The following are encoded together in the Phenylobacterium sp. NIBR 498073 genome:
- the fliG gene encoding flagellar motor switch protein FliG, whose protein sequence is MSSRVKSINDASKLSGPERAAVVLLALGEEHKTIWEHLDEEEIKEISQAMAGLGTVSSSAVEQLLVDFISGMSGAGAIMGSFEQTQRLLQAFLPPDKVDSLMEEIRGPAGRTMWDKLGNVNEAVLANYLKNEYPQTVAVVLSKVKSDHAARVLAALPEDFALECVTRMLRMEPVQREILDKIEQTLRTEFMSNLARTSKRDSHEMMADIFNAFDRQTEARFIAALEERNRESAERIRALMFVFEDLSKLDPGGVQTLLRNVEKDQLGLALKGASDSLREMFFSNMSERAAKIMREDMESMGPVRLRDVDQAQMAMVQVAKDLAAKGEIMLAGAGGDDELIY, encoded by the coding sequence ATGAGCAGCCGCGTGAAGTCCATCAACGACGCATCCAAGCTCAGCGGCCCTGAGCGCGCCGCGGTTGTCCTGCTCGCGCTCGGCGAAGAGCACAAGACGATCTGGGAGCACCTGGACGAGGAGGAGATCAAGGAGATCTCCCAGGCGATGGCCGGCCTCGGCACCGTCTCGTCCAGCGCCGTCGAACAGCTGCTGGTCGACTTCATTTCCGGCATGTCCGGCGCCGGGGCGATCATGGGCTCGTTCGAACAGACCCAGCGCCTGCTGCAGGCCTTCCTGCCGCCCGACAAGGTCGACTCCCTGATGGAGGAAATCCGCGGTCCGGCCGGCCGGACCATGTGGGACAAGCTGGGCAACGTGAATGAGGCGGTGCTCGCCAACTACCTGAAGAACGAATACCCGCAGACCGTCGCGGTGGTGCTGTCGAAGGTGAAGTCCGACCACGCCGCCCGCGTGCTCGCGGCGCTGCCGGAAGACTTCGCGCTGGAATGCGTGACCCGGATGCTGCGCATGGAGCCGGTGCAGCGCGAGATCCTCGACAAGATCGAGCAGACCCTGCGCACCGAATTCATGTCCAACCTGGCGCGCACCTCCAAGCGCGACAGCCATGAGATGATGGCGGACATCTTCAACGCCTTCGACCGCCAGACCGAGGCGCGCTTCATCGCCGCCCTGGAGGAGCGCAACCGCGAGAGCGCCGAGCGCATCCGCGCCCTGATGTTCGTGTTCGAGGACCTGTCGAAACTCGATCCGGGCGGTGTCCAGACCCTGCTGCGCAACGTCGAGAAGGACCAGCTCGGCCTGGCGCTCAAGGGCGCGTCCGACTCCCTGCGCGAGATGTTCTTCTCCAACATGTCCGAGCGCGCCGCCAAGATCATGCGCGAGGACATGGAAAGCATGGGGCCGGTCCGCCTGCGCGACGTCGACCAGGCCCAGATGGCCATGGTCCAGGTCGCCAAGGACCTGGCCGCCAAGGGCGAGATCATGCTGGCCGGGGCCGGCGGCGATGACGAGCTGATCTACTGA
- the fliF gene encoding flagellar basal-body MS-ring/collar protein FliF, giving the protein MNNFVAALQRFGIGRLAAILGIGIGVAAALIALTMNLGEPKALLYSNLDLKEAGSITTALDQAGVKYEVKGDGSTIMVSRDQVASTRLMLSSKGLPTSGSVGYEIFDEANALGQTDFVQQLNRQRALEGELARTIQSLDGVTSARVHLVLPKRQLFEEEAEQPSAAVTIGVGGRAPSADQVQAIQNLVSSAVPNLKPGRVTVVDQHAKTLSAGEDGFGAQAADGRRSDVEQRIAKTVTKLVEGVVGPGKARVNVTADLNLARVTVQQETFDPDGQVVRSETTNEETSRENQPDANGAVSASANIPGGVGANGEAMNQSASGRTESTTNYEISKTIRTEVQEPGDMKRLSVAVAVDGVTAAGQDGKPGAYTPRSAEEMQRIEQLVRTAVGFNADRGDQVTVVNVRFPQADAEGGVETANPLMGFDKNDIMRAVELGILGLVAVLLIFFVVRPMLKPSKGGAGMPALAGGAPVTRLVTTADGQPLQIQVDPATGQPLALPGPGNELEQRIDIARIEGQVKASSVKRVSEFVETHPEESVSLLRSWLHETT; this is encoded by the coding sequence TTGAACAACTTCGTAGCCGCCCTGCAGAGGTTCGGAATCGGACGACTGGCGGCCATCCTCGGGATCGGGATCGGCGTCGCCGCCGCGCTCATCGCGCTGACCATGAACCTGGGCGAGCCCAAGGCCCTGCTCTATTCGAACCTCGACCTCAAGGAAGCGGGCTCGATCACCACCGCTCTCGACCAGGCGGGCGTGAAGTACGAGGTCAAGGGCGACGGTTCGACCATCATGGTGTCGCGCGACCAGGTCGCCTCCACCCGCCTGATGCTGTCGTCCAAGGGTCTGCCGACCTCGGGCTCGGTCGGCTACGAGATCTTCGACGAGGCCAACGCCCTCGGCCAGACCGACTTCGTCCAGCAGCTGAACCGCCAGCGCGCCCTGGAGGGTGAACTGGCCCGTACGATCCAGAGCCTGGACGGCGTCACCTCGGCCCGTGTTCACCTGGTGCTGCCCAAGCGCCAGCTGTTCGAGGAAGAGGCCGAGCAGCCCTCCGCGGCGGTGACCATCGGCGTCGGCGGCCGCGCGCCGTCCGCCGATCAGGTGCAGGCGATCCAGAACCTGGTCTCCAGCGCGGTGCCGAACCTGAAGCCCGGCCGCGTCACCGTCGTCGACCAGCACGCCAAGACGCTGTCGGCGGGCGAGGACGGCTTCGGCGCCCAGGCCGCCGACGGCCGCCGCAGCGACGTCGAGCAGCGCATCGCCAAGACCGTCACCAAGCTGGTCGAGGGGGTCGTCGGCCCTGGCAAGGCCCGCGTCAACGTCACCGCCGACCTCAACCTGGCCCGCGTCACCGTCCAGCAGGAGACCTTCGACCCCGACGGCCAGGTCGTCCGTTCCGAGACCACCAACGAGGAAACCTCGCGCGAGAACCAGCCCGACGCCAACGGCGCGGTCTCGGCCAGCGCCAATATCCCGGGCGGCGTCGGCGCCAACGGCGAGGCCATGAACCAGTCCGCCAGCGGCCGCACCGAGTCGACCACCAACTACGAGATCTCCAAGACCATCCGCACCGAGGTACAGGAGCCGGGCGACATGAAGCGGCTGTCCGTCGCCGTGGCCGTCGACGGCGTCACCGCCGCGGGCCAGGACGGCAAGCCGGGCGCCTACACCCCGCGCTCGGCCGAGGAGATGCAGCGCATCGAGCAGCTGGTCCGCACCGCCGTCGGCTTCAACGCCGACCGCGGCGACCAGGTCACCGTCGTCAACGTCCGCTTCCCGCAGGCCGACGCCGAGGGCGGCGTCGAGACCGCTAATCCGCTGATGGGCTTCGACAAGAACGACATCATGCGCGCCGTCGAGCTCGGCATCCTCGGCCTGGTCGCGGTGCTGCTGATCTTCTTCGTCGTCCGCCCGATGCTGAAGCCGTCGAAGGGCGGCGCCGGCATGCCGGCCCTGGCTGGCGGCGCGCCGGTCACCCGGCTGGTGACCACCGCCGACGGCCAGCCCCTGCAGATCCAGGTCGATCCGGCCACCGGCCAACCGCTGGCCCTGCCCGGCCCCGGTAATGAGCTGGAGCAACGCATCGACATCGCCCGCATCGAGGGCCAGGTGAAGGCCTCCTCGGTGAAGCGCGTCTCGGAATTCGTCGAGACGCACCCCGAAGAGTCCGTTTCGCTGCTGCGTAGCTGGCTCCACGAGACGACATGA
- a CDS encoding flagellar assembly protein FliH: protein MTTSTPHPKFGFDTVFDNAGDVAYAAQRPKRLFPAEEVEVLRAQAFAEGERQALASMAALQAQALSQIAASVGQALPRLAGVAHEHRVGAAELALACARAIADAALAKFPEAPIQAALENLAREIEASPRLIVSVGSDLAQGAQAALEQTAQAIGYPGAIQVRPAAGVGPAAFTLDFGDGAAAFDPAAAAARVDAALQAALAAEGLHAEPLIPGSES from the coding sequence ATGACCACCAGCACGCCCCACCCGAAATTCGGCTTCGATACGGTGTTCGACAACGCTGGCGACGTCGCCTACGCCGCCCAGCGGCCCAAGCGCCTGTTCCCTGCCGAAGAGGTCGAGGTCCTACGCGCCCAGGCCTTCGCCGAGGGCGAGCGCCAGGCCCTGGCCTCGATGGCCGCGCTGCAGGCCCAGGCCCTGTCGCAGATCGCCGCCAGCGTCGGCCAGGCCCTGCCGCGGCTGGCCGGCGTCGCGCACGAGCATCGCGTCGGCGCCGCGGAGCTGGCTCTGGCCTGCGCCCGGGCCATCGCCGACGCCGCCCTGGCAAAGTTCCCCGAGGCGCCGATCCAGGCCGCCCTGGAGAACCTCGCCCGCGAGATCGAAGCCTCGCCGCGGCTGATCGTCAGCGTCGGCTCCGACCTGGCGCAAGGCGCCCAGGCGGCGCTGGAGCAGACCGCCCAAGCGATCGGCTACCCTGGCGCCATTCAGGTCCGACCCGCCGCCGGCGTCGGCCCGGCCGCCTTCACCCTCGACTTCGGCGACGGCGCCGCGGCCTTCGATCCGGCCGCCGCCGCCGCCCGCGTGGACGCCGCGCTGCAGGCGGCGCTAGCCGCCGAAGGGCTGCACGCCGAACCCCTCATTCCCGGAAGCGAAAGCTGA